From a region of the Melospiza georgiana isolate bMelGeo1 chromosome 23, bMelGeo1.pri, whole genome shotgun sequence genome:
- the TNNT2 gene encoding troponin T, cardiac muscle isoform X3 → MSDTEEVTEEYEQEQEEECVEEGQEEQVEEVEEESTEAKAEEQEDETKAAGEGESKPKPKVFMPNLVPPKIPDGERLDFDDIHRKRMEKDLNELQALIEAHFESRKKEEEELLSLKDRIEQRRAERAEQQRIRSEREKERQARMAEERARKEEEEARKRAEEEARKKKAFSNMLHFGGYMQKSEKKGGKKQTEREKKKKILSERRKPLNIDHLSEDKLRDKAKELWQNIHDLEAEKFDLQEKFKRQKYEINVLRNRISDHQKVKGSKGARGKTMVGSRRK, encoded by the exons gTCAGGAGGAGCAGGtagaggaggtggaggaggagagCACAGAAGCCAAGGCAGAAG AGCAAGAAGATGAAACgaaagcagcaggagaag GGGAATCGAAGCCAAAACCCAA GGTCTTCATGCCCAATCTGGTGCCCCCCAAGATCCCAGATGGCGAGAGACTGGATTTTGAT GACATTCACCGCAAGCGCATGGAGAAGGACCTGAACGAGCTGCAGGCCCTCATCGAAGCCCACTTTGAgagcaggaagaaggaggaagaggagctgctgtccctcaAGGACAGGATT GAGCAGCGGCGAGCGGAGCGGGCGGAGCAGCAGCGGATCCGCAGCGAGCGGGAGAAGGAGCGCCAGGCCCGCATGGCC GAGGAAAGAGCCCgcaaggaggaagaggaggcgCGGAAGAGGGCGGAGGAGGAGGCGCGGAAGAAGAAGGCGTTCTCCAACATGCTGCACTTTGGGGGATACATGCAGAAG TCAGAGAAAAAGGGTGGCAAGAAGCAAACAGAGcgggaaaagaagaagaagatccTCAGTGAGCGACGGAAGCCCCTGAACATCGACCACCTCAGTGAAGACAAGCTGAG GGACAAGGCCAAGGAGCTGTGGCAGAACATCCATGACCTGGAGGCTGAGAAATTTGACCTGCAGGAGAAATTCAAGCGGCAGAAATATGAG ATCAATGTTCTTCGAAATCGCATCAGTGACCACCAGAAAGT CAAAGG ATCCAAGGGTGCCCGTGGGAAGACCATGGTGGGCAGCCGAAGGAAGTAG
- the TNNT2 gene encoding troponin T, cardiac muscle isoform X2 — MSDTEEVTEEYEQEQEEECVEEGQEEQVEEVEEESTEAKAEEQEDETKAAGEGGEGEREQEPGEGESKPKPKVFMPNLVPPKIPDGERLDFDDIHRKRMEKDLNELQALIEAHFESRKKEEEELLSLKDRIEQRRAERAEQQRIRSEREKERQARMAEERARKEEEEARKRAEEEARKKKAFSNMLHFGGYMQKSEKKGGKKQTEREKKKKILSERRKPLNIDHLSEDKLRDKAKELWQNIHDLEAEKFDLQEKFKRQKYEINVLRNRISDHQKVKGSKGARGKTMVGSRRK; from the exons gTCAGGAGGAGCAGGtagaggaggtggaggaggagagCACAGAAGCCAAGGCAGAAG AGCAAGAAGATGAAACgaaagcagcaggagaag GTGGAGAGGGAGAGCGGGAGCAGGAGCCCGGGGAAG GGGAATCGAAGCCAAAACCCAA GGTCTTCATGCCCAATCTGGTGCCCCCCAAGATCCCAGATGGCGAGAGACTGGATTTTGAT GACATTCACCGCAAGCGCATGGAGAAGGACCTGAACGAGCTGCAGGCCCTCATCGAAGCCCACTTTGAgagcaggaagaaggaggaagaggagctgctgtccctcaAGGACAGGATT GAGCAGCGGCGAGCGGAGCGGGCGGAGCAGCAGCGGATCCGCAGCGAGCGGGAGAAGGAGCGCCAGGCCCGCATGGCC GAGGAAAGAGCCCgcaaggaggaagaggaggcgCGGAAGAGGGCGGAGGAGGAGGCGCGGAAGAAGAAGGCGTTCTCCAACATGCTGCACTTTGGGGGATACATGCAGAAG TCAGAGAAAAAGGGTGGCAAGAAGCAAACAGAGcgggaaaagaagaagaagatccTCAGTGAGCGACGGAAGCCCCTGAACATCGACCACCTCAGTGAAGACAAGCTGAG GGACAAGGCCAAGGAGCTGTGGCAGAACATCCATGACCTGGAGGCTGAGAAATTTGACCTGCAGGAGAAATTCAAGCGGCAGAAATATGAG ATCAATGTTCTTCGAAATCGCATCAGTGACCACCAGAAAGT CAAAGG ATCCAAGGGTGCCCGTGGGAAGACCATGGTGGGCAGCCGAAGGAAGTAG
- the TNNT2 gene encoding troponin T, cardiac muscle isoform X1, producing the protein MSDTEEVTEEYEQEQEEECVEEEEEEWIEEDDGQEEQVEEVEEESTEAKAEEQEDETKAAGEGGEGEREQEPGEGESKPKPKVFMPNLVPPKIPDGERLDFDDIHRKRMEKDLNELQALIEAHFESRKKEEEELLSLKDRIEQRRAERAEQQRIRSEREKERQARMAEERARKEEEEARKRAEEEARKKKAFSNMLHFGGYMQKSEKKGGKKQTEREKKKKILSERRKPLNIDHLSEDKLRDKAKELWQNIHDLEAEKFDLQEKFKRQKYEINVLRNRISDHQKVKGSKGARGKTMVGSRRK; encoded by the exons AAGAGGAAGAATGGATAGAGGAAGATGACG gTCAGGAGGAGCAGGtagaggaggtggaggaggagagCACAGAAGCCAAGGCAGAAG AGCAAGAAGATGAAACgaaagcagcaggagaag GTGGAGAGGGAGAGCGGGAGCAGGAGCCCGGGGAAG GGGAATCGAAGCCAAAACCCAA GGTCTTCATGCCCAATCTGGTGCCCCCCAAGATCCCAGATGGCGAGAGACTGGATTTTGAT GACATTCACCGCAAGCGCATGGAGAAGGACCTGAACGAGCTGCAGGCCCTCATCGAAGCCCACTTTGAgagcaggaagaaggaggaagaggagctgctgtccctcaAGGACAGGATT GAGCAGCGGCGAGCGGAGCGGGCGGAGCAGCAGCGGATCCGCAGCGAGCGGGAGAAGGAGCGCCAGGCCCGCATGGCC GAGGAAAGAGCCCgcaaggaggaagaggaggcgCGGAAGAGGGCGGAGGAGGAGGCGCGGAAGAAGAAGGCGTTCTCCAACATGCTGCACTTTGGGGGATACATGCAGAAG TCAGAGAAAAAGGGTGGCAAGAAGCAAACAGAGcgggaaaagaagaagaagatccTCAGTGAGCGACGGAAGCCCCTGAACATCGACCACCTCAGTGAAGACAAGCTGAG GGACAAGGCCAAGGAGCTGTGGCAGAACATCCATGACCTGGAGGCTGAGAAATTTGACCTGCAGGAGAAATTCAAGCGGCAGAAATATGAG ATCAATGTTCTTCGAAATCGCATCAGTGACCACCAGAAAGT CAAAGG ATCCAAGGGTGCCCGTGGGAAGACCATGGTGGGCAGCCGAAGGAAGTAG